One Periophthalmus magnuspinnatus isolate fPerMag1 chromosome 15, fPerMag1.2.pri, whole genome shotgun sequence genomic window carries:
- the pgbd5 gene encoding piggyBac transposable element-derived protein 5, which yields MAECARKALSLLEAARSRYESLQISDDVFGESGDDSSDNLFYSTSGESDSDHYIAEAGEEEQNQQNQPHQHPQRRAEKESGHSGPPGSLSHSQAEEEGWTETLQDVTVPPYKDTYGPAQKMPDSASALDFFQLFVPDNCIQNMVTQTNMYAKKFQERFGSDEGWCPVTAQEMKAFLGFVISTSVHRCESVLSIWSSGFFSNRSIALKMSQSRFEKILKYFHIVAFRPSQGSNQGLYKIQPFLDSLQQSFSCTFRPSQTQVLHEPLIDEDPVFITTCTERELRKRKKRKFSLWVRQCTSTGFICQISVHLKEGQGIDALSALKNKPQLHSLVAKQLCQNISGKNTIIFTGPSITNLSLFTEFSKQDIFCCGLLSTRKSDCTGLPQSMLVCTSTSAQRGQSRVMMKGGMSLISWYNKGHFRFLTNAYSPTKQGMIIKRKSGEIPCPLAVEAFAAHLSYICKYDDKYSKYFIFHKPNKTWQQVFWLSISIAINNAYILYKMSDAYSAKRYSRAQFGERLVRELLDLDDCSPTQ from the exons ATGGCGGAGTGCGCGCGGAAGGCGCTGTCTCTCCTGGAAGCGGCCCGCTCCCGTTACGAGAGCCTGCAGATATCTGACGACGTTTTTGGCGAGTCCGGGGACGACAGCAGCGACAACCTCTTCTACAGCACATCGGGCGAATCGGACTCAGACCACTACATCGCggaggcaggagaggaggagcagaaccagCAGAACCAGCCGCACCAGCATCCGCAGAGACGGGCTGAGAAAGAGAGTGGACACAGCGGTCCCCCAGGCTCACTGTCCCACAGTCAGGCTGAGGAGGAGGGCTGGACCGAAACGTTGCAGGATGTGACCGTGCCGCCGTACAAAGACACATATG GCCCTGCTCAGAAAATGCCAGACAGTGCTTCTGCTTTGGACTTCTTCCAGCTTTTTGTACCAGACAACTGCATTCAGAACATGGTCACCCAGACAAATATGTACGCCAAGAAGTTCCAGGAGCGGTTTGGCTCAGACGAGGGCTGGTGTCCCGTAACTGCCCAAGAGATGAAGGCATTTCTGGGCTTTGTCATCTCCACCAGTGTGCACAGGTGCGAGTCCGTGCTGAGCATCTGGAGCTCGGGCTTCTTCAGCAATCGCAGCATTGCACTAAAGATGAGCCAGTCACGCTTTGAGAAAATCCTAAAATATTTTCACATCGTGGCTTTCCGCCCATCTCAGGGGAGTAACCAGGGACTGTACAAGATTCAGCCCTTCTtggactcactgcagcagtcaTTCAGCTGCACCTTCAGGCCCTCACAGACACAG GTTCTCCATGAGCCTTTGATAGACGAGGACCCAGTATTCATCACCACCTGCACAGAGCGTGagctgaggaagaggaagaagaggaagttcAGCCTATGGGTTAGACAGTGCACCTCCACGGGCTTCATTTGTCAG ATCTCTGTGCACTTGAAGGAGGGACAGGGCATAGACGCTTTGTCTGCTCTGAAAAACAAGCCTCAGCTCCACAGCCTGGTGGCCAAGCAGCTCTGCCAAAACATCTCTGGGAAGAACACCATCATCTTCACTGGACCTTCTATCACCAACCTCAGCCTCTTCACTGAATTCAGCAAACAAG ATATCTTTTGCTGTGGCCTTCTGAGCACCAGAAAGAGCGATTGCACAGGCCTCCCCCAGAGCATGCTGGTGTGCACCTCTACCAGTGCCCAGCGCGGACAGTCCCGGGTCATGATGAAAGGCGGCATGTCTCTGATCAGCTGGTACAACAAAGGACACTTCAGATTCCTCACCAACGCCTACTCACCCACTAAACAAG GAATGATCATCAAGAGGAAAAGTGGGGAAATCCCGTGTCCGCTCGCCGTTGAGGCATTTGCGGCTCACCTCAGCTACATCTGCAAATATGATGACAAGTACAGCAA ATACTTTATCTTCCATAAGCCTAATAAAACATGGCAGCAGGTGTTCTGGCTCAGCATCAGCATCGCCATCAATAACGCGTACATCCTGTACAAGATGTCCGACGCCTACTCCGCCAAACGCTACAGTCGAGCGCAGTTTGGAGAGAGACTGGTCCGAGAGCTGCTGGATTTAGACGACTGCTCCCCCACACAgtga